A genomic segment from Armatimonadota bacterium encodes:
- the pabC gene encoding 4-amino-4-deoxychorismate lyase, which translates to MTSWAWCNGQLCAENELRLPVRDEAVLYGASLFESLRCYNGHPFRLEQHLQRLRRWMERLSLFARTRQMVAISTPAVRHAIANLLEANGLLEEDARLRITVTAGSEQVAPSCFILAERINPEQIAKWRTGVAAVLLPEPHGGAGEYPKWGSFAWHIEHLLRAKAHGADEAIWFNRNGCVTESTVSNIFVWDHNQLLTPPVEDGILAGITRQIVIEIAQSLGFQCHEEHIPASLLPSAQGVFLTNSVREIVPVIRLNDEPLEVPPIVTTLQEAYRSLVQQAVAA; encoded by the coding sequence GTGACGAGTTGGGCATGGTGCAACGGTCAACTGTGCGCTGAGAACGAACTTCGTCTGCCGGTGCGGGATGAGGCGGTGCTGTACGGCGCTTCACTGTTCGAGAGCCTGCGCTGCTACAACGGACATCCCTTCCGCCTGGAACAGCACCTTCAGCGCCTTCGTCGCTGGATGGAACGACTGTCTCTGTTCGCACGCACCCGACAGATGGTCGCCATCAGTACACCCGCAGTCCGGCACGCCATCGCTAATCTGCTGGAGGCGAACGGCTTGCTGGAGGAAGATGCTCGCCTGCGTATCACGGTGACCGCCGGCTCGGAACAGGTTGCACCGTCCTGCTTCATACTGGCGGAGCGCATCAACCCGGAGCAAATCGCGAAGTGGCGGACAGGCGTCGCCGCGGTACTATTGCCAGAGCCACACGGTGGCGCGGGAGAATATCCCAAATGGGGCAGTTTTGCGTGGCATATAGAGCATCTCCTGCGGGCAAAGGCGCATGGTGCAGACGAAGCCATATGGTTCAACCGCAACGGTTGTGTCACCGAAAGCACTGTCAGCAACATCTTCGTGTGGGATCACAACCAGCTGCTGACGCCGCCAGTAGAAGACGGCATTCTGGCGGGGATAACAAGGCAGATTGTGATAGAAATTGCCCAAAGTTTGGGGTTTCAGTGTCATGAAGAGCATATCCCTGCCAGCCTTTTACCCAGCGCGCAGGGAGTATTCCTTACCAACTCGGTGCGCGAGATAGTGCCGGTCATCCGTCTTAACGACGAGCCGCTTGAGGTGCCTCCGATAGTCACCACGTTACAGGAGGCATATCGCTCTCTGGTTCAACAGGCGGTTGCCGCGTAA